The following are encoded in a window of Desulfobacterales bacterium genomic DNA:
- the galT gene encoding galactose-1-phosphate uridylyltransferase: protein MPELRKDPVLGRWIIISKERSRRPTDFIIEESQTKGGFCPLCPGNENTTPPEVLVYGRDPAAPANSPGWDLRVVPNKYPALVIEGDLNREGVGIYDKMNGIGAHEVLIESPDHDDVFVSMSHGRVANVFRAFRDRIIDLGHDPRFRYVMVFKNAGKAAGASLEHSHSQLIALPILPRMIVSELDGSLAYYRYKERCIYCDIIRQEIREDIRVVCQNDLFIAIMPFAPRSPFEMMVLPKKHYSSYTMMDRDSFDELARVFSECMQRLDACIPNVPYNFVLHGAPLRSESLEHFHWHFEIRPKLTTIAGFEWGSGFYINPMPPEDAARFLKEALPG, encoded by the coding sequence ATGCCTGAGCTTCGGAAAGACCCGGTATTGGGGCGCTGGATTATTATTTCCAAGGAACGCAGCCGGCGGCCCACTGATTTCATTATCGAGGAATCGCAGACCAAGGGCGGATTCTGTCCCCTGTGTCCGGGAAACGAGAACACCACCCCGCCCGAGGTCCTGGTATACGGCCGGGATCCGGCTGCGCCGGCCAACTCGCCGGGCTGGGACCTGCGGGTTGTTCCCAATAAATACCCGGCCCTGGTGATAGAAGGGGACCTCAACCGGGAAGGGGTCGGGATATACGATAAGATGAACGGCATCGGGGCCCATGAGGTGTTGATCGAATCCCCGGACCATGATGATGTTTTCGTCTCCATGTCCCACGGCCGGGTGGCCAATGTGTTCAGGGCATTCCGCGACCGGATTATTGATCTCGGTCATGATCCCCGTTTTCGTTACGTGATGGTGTTCAAAAACGCCGGCAAGGCCGCCGGAGCATCGCTTGAGCATTCCCACTCCCAGCTCATCGCCCTGCCGATCCTGCCGCGGATGATCGTCTCCGAACTGGACGGCAGTCTCGCCTACTACCGGTACAAGGAGCGGTGTATCTACTGCGATATTATCCGGCAGGAGATCAGGGAAGATATCCGGGTGGTCTGCCAGAACGATCTGTTTATTGCCATCATGCCCTTTGCCCCCCGGTCGCCCTTTGAGATGATGGTCCTGCCCAAGAAACATTACTCTTCCTATACCATGATGGACCGGGACTCGTTCGACGAACTGGCCCGGGTCTTTTCCGAGTGCATGCAACGGCTTGATGCCTGTATCCCCAATGTTCCCTATAATTTCGTGCTCCATGGCGCGCCGCTGCGGTCCGAGTCCCTTGAGCATTTTCACTGGCATTTCGAGATCAGGCCGAAATTGACCACCATTGCCGGTTTTGAGTGGGGGTCTGGTTTTTACATCAACCCCATGCCGCCCGAGGATGCGGCCAGGTTCCTGAAAGAGGCGCTTCCCGGGTAG
- a CDS encoding response regulator, with product MKKILLVDDEEGIHLLYREELEEEGYEVHSALGGSEALDKLPIIAPDLVILDINMPDMNGIEVLRRMKEINPKLPVILSTAYHEYKQDLGAWASDGYIVKSADLSELKAAVKRCLS from the coding sequence ATGAAAAAGATCTTACTGGTGGACGATGAAGAGGGTATCCATCTCCTTTACCGGGAAGAGCTGGAAGAAGAGGGCTATGAGGTCCATTCGGCCCTGGGCGGGTCCGAGGCCCTGGATAAACTGCCGATCATTGCCCCGGACCTGGTGATCCTGGATATCAATATGCCGGACATGAACGGGATCGAGGTCCTGCGGCGGATGAAGGAGATTAATCCCAAGCTGCCGGTGATCCTGAGCACTGCCTATCATGAGTACAAACAGGACCTCGGGGCCTGGGCCTCGGACGGTTATATCGTCAAATCGGCTGATCTGTCCGAACTCAAGGCCGCGGTCAAGCGTTGTCTCTCCTGA
- a CDS encoding GTP cyclohydrolase, FolE2/MptA family has product MKDIQSQADHRRINIKKVGVKDIAYPITVLDKARKVQRTVASVNMYVNLPHRFKGTHMSRFIEILNRFHGAVDLESFRQVLEEMKTRLNAQAAHVELEFPYFLQKSSGRGNGIGMVEYDCRMHASLEEEDRLTMEIRVPITALSVTPAGAGLPRSPGRWGFATVRLRFKHFIWMEDLIQMVEEVISRNRDGRTTAGRPQLPLSVEGLSQALGERLASHPDIGWFSIMVENLAEGYSTFASLEWP; this is encoded by the coding sequence ATGAAAGATATACAGAGCCAGGCCGATCACCGGCGGATCAATATCAAGAAGGTGGGGGTAAAGGACATCGCCTACCCCATCACCGTGCTTGACAAGGCCCGCAAGGTGCAACGGACCGTGGCCAGCGTCAACATGTACGTCAACCTGCCGCACCGGTTCAAGGGTACCCATATGAGCCGGTTCATCGAGATATTGAACCGTTTCCACGGCGCGGTGGATCTGGAGAGTTTTCGTCAGGTGCTGGAGGAGATGAAGACCCGGCTCAACGCCCAGGCAGCCCATGTGGAGCTGGAATTCCCCTATTTTCTGCAGAAGAGCAGCGGCCGCGGCAATGGGATCGGCATGGTCGAGTATGATTGCCGGATGCACGCCTCCCTGGAAGAGGAAGACCGGCTGACCATGGAGATCCGGGTGCCGATCACCGCCTTGTCAGTCACGCCGGCCGGGGCCGGCCTGCCGCGCTCGCCGGGACGCTGGGGATTTGCCACCGTCCGGCTGCGGTTTAAACATTTTATCTGGATGGAGGACCTGATCCAGATGGTGGAGGAGGTGATCTCCCGGAACCGGGATGGCCGGACAACGGCCGGGAGGCCGCAATTGCCGCTGTCCGTGGAGGGGCTGTCCCAGGCCCTGGGTGAAAGACTGGCCAGCCACCCTGATATTGGCTGGTTTTCGATCATGGTCGAGAACCTGGCCGAGGGCTACAGCACCTTTGCCTCCCTGGAATGGCCGTAA
- the dksA gene encoding RNA polymerase-binding protein DksA, giving the protein MDKEQQVYFKKKLEEMSQNILDEAEKTLLEMTDQSDNYPDPTDRATAESNRNFELRIRDRERKLLAKIREALERIDNGNYGVCEICEENIGAKRLEARPVTTLCVKCKTAQEQHEREHAQS; this is encoded by the coding sequence ATGGACAAGGAACAACAGGTCTATTTCAAGAAGAAGCTTGAGGAGATGAGTCAGAACATCCTGGATGAGGCGGAGAAGACCCTCCTGGAGATGACCGACCAGAGCGATAATTATCCCGATCCCACTGACCGCGCCACTGCCGAGTCGAACCGGAACTTTGAACTCCGAATCCGTGACCGGGAGCGGAAATTACTGGCCAAGATCCGCGAGGCCCTGGAGCGGATCGATAACGGAAATTACGGGGTCTGCGAGATCTGTGAAGAGAATATCGGGGCCAAGCGGCTTGAGGCCCGCCCGGTAACCACCCTGTGTGTCAAATGCAAGACAGCCCAGGAACAGCACGAGCGTGAGCACGCGCAGTCCTAG